One region of Pagrus major chromosome 7, Pma_NU_1.0 genomic DNA includes:
- the LOC140999939 gene encoding C-type lectin lectoxin-Phi1-like, with protein MDVRGLNVTFVLINTSMTLTEAQSYCRDHHTDLASVRNTAENQEVKDLIPPGGIAWIGLFRDSWKWSDGSNSSFRYWAQGQPDNDGGIEDCVVAHLGRDGKWWDVPCDLKRPFVCYSLLPTTTRQVIKVRLERKDSSLDLNDPAVLEQMLKEFKQRLKDQGVDGDVKLSWRKQSDGKVFHKEEETKKKKKGEL; from the exons GGCTGAATGTGACGTTTGTCCTCATCAATACTTCCATGACCTTGACTGAGGCCCAGAGCTACTGCAGAGATCACCACACAGACCTGGCCAGTGTgaggaacacagcagagaaccaGGAGGTAAAGGACTTGATACCTCCAGGTGGAATAGCCTGGATCGGCCTTTTCAGAGACTCCTGGAAGTGGTCGGATGGAAGTAACTCCTCATTTAGGTACTGGGCTCAAGGTCAACCTGATAACGATGGTGGGATAGAGGATTGTGTGGTGGCACACTTGGGCAGAGATGGAAAATGGTGGGACGTTCCCTGTGACCTGAAGAGACCGTTCGTTTGCTACAGCCTAC tCCCTACGACTACAAGGCAAGTGATCAAAGTGCGTCTGGAGAGAAAGGACTCCTCTCTGGATCTCAACGACCCTGCTGTGTTGGAACAAATGTTGAAGGAG TTCAAACAGAGGCTGAAGGACCAGGGGGTGGATGGAGACGTCAAACTGAGCTGGAGGAAGCAGTCGGATGGAAAGGTCTTccacaaggaggaggagacaaagaagaagaagaagggcgagctttaa